tccaaacttggctctgctttttggagaaaaaaatcagtaaaaaatgttgatacttACATTAATAAGACTGTAAATAATTTGCAAAAGCACACCTatactaaattttttaaatttctttccgctgaaaattaggtactaaaaatttttgttcctttgaccaaaaaattccaaaaattactcattttttgacaaaaattcttgtgtttttttaaaataataagtcgcaaaagttttgcttttttgacaaaaattacaaaaaagtatcacatttttgccaatGATAGCAAAAAAGCTTgcttttgggcaaaaattggaaaaatttttgattttcatcagaattgctaataagttttgctttttcacgtaaagaatttcattttttactaaaaattgcccaaagtttcgtttttttgctaCTTATTTCCCAAAaagtttcttcattttgaaaaaaattgataaaaagccttgccttttgctaaaattgtcatagtCTTGCGTTCAAccgaaaataacaaaaagtcTCGtcattcatcaaaattgccttaaagtctcgttttttgctgaaaattttcacttttgtgcaaaaaaaatccaaaaagttggacatcttttctgaaaattgcccaaaattttcgctttttcgcCATAAAGTGTCACAAACtctcaatttttcgtcaaaCATTGTCttaaagtctcgctttttgtaaaatttttcaaagtctcgatcaagttgcattttcaaatttcaattgcaatgttttgtttcgtaatttttttcacatcaaattcaactaaaaatttgtttttagatttttttctgcattaaaatgctttgctcacgttttgtagaattttctggttactgaagttacttttttgagaaaaatcgagTACTATCCCTGATTTTGctgtgttcaaaaatttacaatcaaaatgaaaaatctaacAAGCAAGCTTCTGGGGCAATCAGTAAcagattttgctcatttttcacCAGAGCACAAAAGTccataaaaaaatcagctacttaaatagaaaattgaaggtCGTAGAgggttttgaattttccaggGGGAGGAGAGGTACATTTAATTGGATAATAGTAACTGATCGTGACGAAGAAACTTTTATTTGAGATGTCTGGCTACAATTTCTGcggaaaatgtatttttaaaacaaagtaCATATTAGGTACCTTTCCAGTTAAATTCGGTAAGACTCATTTCCTGACTGAAATCATATTCGCCAAACCAAATTTAATTTCCTCAAGAGATAAAAAAGTGACTTGTCAagtaaaaattcagttttccagctacatatttttcagaCTCATAAATCGAAAATAAGTCATTTCAACGAATTTCAATCACAAGTAGATCATAGATGAATCACATGCATTATAACTATGTACCTAATcagcaaatttgaaaatttcgaagagaaaaaatattaaaaatctggatgaaaacttttttacttcgaaaaaattacagattATGAAATCGATTTACAGGATCACTGATTCATTAAAATGCAATTCTCGGATTAGATTATTTACAAATGTCTAATAATCTTTATctaattaaaatgtaaaaattcgttgaaaaaactgacattcattttgattttcttatttcagaAAAGCAGAAGCTCAACAAAACCAGTCAGGAAAATGTCACCATGGTGGTTGTGCTTCTGCCTAGCATCGTTCACATCATTTAATCCGGTGACATCTTCGccaaataaatgtgaaaaactCAACTACatccagaatttttcaacttactaCTGTAAAAGCAGAAGCACCTCCAATCACGATCATATAAAAGTCACCACATCTCTCAACgatcaacttgaaataaaatgcTCCACGTATAACGAGTCCGATTACATCAACTTGATCGAAGAAATCAAACTAAAATCAACTTTCAATCAATTAGTCATCGAGCACTGTCGAGTTCCTAATTTATCGTTTTTCGAATATCTGCGTATTTTAAACATTCGCTCAGTCAAAAACGTTAGCTTTCATTCATCCACAGAATCTCCTACTTATTTTAATTCGAACCATTTCGAAAAACTCACCTTCGTGGAAACGCTGAATTTGCAAGATAATCATATCGTCGAATTAGCTgagcaaattttcaacgatCTGGACAACTTGGAGGAGTTAAACCTGAGTGGAAACGAATTGAAGAGTTTACCAGTCAAATTATTCGAACCGCTGAAAAAACTACGCCGACTGAATTTGCAACGCaacaattttatgaatttgaatgaaaatattctaCGGTATATTCCCGCCTTGACATATTTAAATTTATGCGATAATCATCTGAATTATGTTTCGACGTCGCTATTCAACTCCGCATACAATTTAACCGTCTTGAAACTTTGCAATAATAATATCACTATTTTGGAGAATGGAGTTTTCGAGAATTTGCAATTCTTGAATGAAACCGATTTGAGTGACAACAAGCTGACCAGTCTGCCGGGGAATTTATTCGATAAatgtggaaatttgaaaatcctcaAGCTGAATGGGAATTCGCTTAAGATGTTGCCAGattatatatttcaaaataCCAGAAATCTTACACAATTAGATATCGGTAACAATCGATTGGAAAATCTTACCGAACATGTATTCGATGATTTAACCAAGCTAAGAATATTACGACTGAATGAAAATAATCTCACAAATATTCACAGGTAAGATTTAGGATTAGGATACCTATCTCAGGTCTTATGtttaattgaatgaaaaaaatgtaaatttcatttttcaaatatgtaccttgTTTATTTACAGGGATGTTTTTCACCATTTGACATCTTTATGCAAATTGAATCTGagtaaaaatcaattgaaaaggCTCGATCGTACAACGTTCTTGGATTTGATTAATCTTAAAAGTATTGATCTCAGTTATAACCAATTGACATTAGAAGATGCCAAAATAGGCGAGCTGTCACCCTTCATAGCTTgcttgaacttgaaaaatataaaactgaataataatttattgaCGAGAGTGTTTGCTGATTGGCGTTTGCTGTTCAACAAATTGGAGGAATTGGATCTAagtttcaatcattttgaagGTTTAACGGTGAGTTAAAGTATATTGCTTAAGtatctgaagttttttttacagctaatttttttttcaagaaaataattaaTGTTTTGATTCTCTACTAACTATAAATGAATtgcttgatgaaaattttaatttataggtaagaaagaaaaatactcaaactcgaacattttttttttttttttgtttttttcatagaCAGAAGATTTCATGTTCAACGCATCCAACGCCACCATCAACTTCAGCGACAACCCAATAAAAATAGTGAACTTGGACAGTCTAGAAATTCAAGTCCTACCACCCTGTAGTCGGTCtgacttttttctcaaaaatttcagccaaaaaccAACCCACCATAATAATTTTATCATGGAAAACAGCCGAATACAATGCGACTGCCACGCCCTAAGCTTAGCTAAATATTTCCAGATGAAATTACATCAGGGTGTttataaattaatgaatttatcAGCTAATGGAGTCTATTGCGACTCGAACGATAATTTGACCGAAAACGTACCGCTAGATAAAGTTAATTTGACAGAATTGAGGTGTCCAATTAGAGAATTATACCCAGACCAAGCTGACAAGTGTCCGAAAAACTGTGACTGTCATTATCGATTAGTAGACCGAGCAAATATCGTCAACTGCAGCAGAGCTGAATTGGATGTACTACCGACAGAGGTGCCAATTGTGAACAACTCGAAAACTGAGTTATTAttttctcgaaatcaaattaaaaCCCTGGACGGATTATCCAACCTCACGAGGAATATTGAAAACATAACTGTGATATCGTTATCGAGAAACTTGATAGAGAATATTGATGATTTAGAAATTCCCAAGACTCTGGAAGTAAGTTTTGTagaaaattcgatttaaaaaaaattcaagttgggttgtatttcaatggaaatttttcttcagGTATTGAGACTCGATAATAACCAGATTTCGCATATAAAACAACATACCATCAATTTGTTCAGACCGTATGGAAGCCTGACCAATTTGAGCATTCATGATAATCCGTGGGAATGTAACTGTGATTTGCGACCGTTTCAGAATTTCCTTCGTTTTCATCGACAAACGTTATGGGTACTTTATCACTCAATATATTAcattatttttccaacattatgATTCCCCAACCGAATTACCACAATTTAACAGAATAATCTTCATtcataaaacaaattttgattttttatttagatCAAGAAATCAAAACATTTAATTGTTTGAGATCTGAGAAAATGAATaacattcgtgaaaaaattaggtacaagaaaaaatcaaaaacatgattaattttgaaaacacagGAATGATCTTAATTAGGCCTACTAAGgcaataaaaagaaaattaaaataaacaccaaaaataatattcacaaaaaatagcatactttatcatttttcaaacatagataattattaattaaatgcATAATGGCTAATTCTAACAAAATGACACCTTGAATTTTATAATtgagatgttgaaaattttgaagcattttttcaataataaaatagaCTGTTTGGAAATACAAaagtattccaaaaaaaaaaaaaaaaaaaaaaaaactgaaaaaggaaCCTTTCTGAGCTGAATTTCCCCGAATTGAACGAAACCAGacaaaatcgaaagagcataggAATGTCTTACAACCCCCCTAACCAAAATTTCGAatgctcaaattcatttttggatttttgacaaatttttgaaaattaaaaaaatgtaaaaagctgtttcaagggcggtttttaaactttttcggaaaattttaattttttgaaaccgtttgggtgatttttgtaaaattccagGAAAGCAAactcaaacttgaattttaaaccaatttgtaaattccagaaaaagtgtaaaaaatcaaatcctcACAGAACTCGAAGGTAGGTATTTCACGAGTGGTGTTTTCGTTGAGATATCGTCTGCTCTGTTCACAGGATTACCCTACTCGAAAACAGACTCAATTTGACCTCTTTGGAGCCTTTAACTATGGTATCAAAattcctccagaaatttcaaatcgctctagaagagccaaaaaattatatttcattcgaaaaaatcaaaaattgacctcaaaacaatttttttgattctttttttaatttttaaaaatcttttaaaagtctaaaaataaacattagctcttgaaattttagtaactgaggtttttctttttcttaaaatttaacatttttggtgaaattattcaaggtaggtgtaggtacatcaaaaataaactgctcgaacattttcgaaattcaagTCCAAGAATACCTACAATTTATCTCACAATAATTTCTGAAGTGGCTTCCAAAATACAAGCAATATGTAGTAGGAATAACATGACCTAGAAACAAGATTCCCATCAGTTTTGGCTGCCTAATCTATAGTACGTACTTTTGAAGTATTAagacgttaaaaaaaaaaaaaaaaaaaaacagaaaacgaCCATGTATTgctttagaaaaaatataagtTTCTGGAGATCATTTTTTGCACCAGAAAATTGCTCTTTTTTCGGACctgaaaattatttatgtacGTACTTACATGTTTAACATCGGAGAGTTGTTCATTTTAGGcatcagaaaaattattcatttcattttttttttttgtataagaaattggttaatttttttacattagaaaattattcattttttgcattagGAAATAGTTCATTTTCAGTATCAAAGAGTTGCTAATTTTTGCATcagaaaaatgatcattttttgcaTTAGAAAATGGATTGCCTCTACATcagaaaattgtacattttttgcatcagaaaaatgatcatttttggtttggaaaaatAATCCTATTGTATCTTGGCTTCGAAAAATGGCCATTTtgcttcagaaaaaaataaccatttttgtTTTAGGAAAATGATTTTGGTTCAGATAAAAATACGAACCAAAGGAGGAGTATTTCCGCcattcaaaaattggccaaattcgAGAAATAAACTTCGCTAACCCAAAACTTTGCTCCAAAGTAAGAGTGATATGACCTTATTAATTGGatgtaaaaaagttttttttttcgatctagctttgttccgttcaaatcggagagtgttAGTTCAGAAGGATCCCTCGTGAGATATCtctaaataaatttgaaaaatgtgtaagaacaaaaaaaatcatgcctatttttttgtaaaaattgcagtaGGATTTCTTCAATAATATGTAATAGTATTTAGCcaataataatgaattttttttaaaattaaaaaacttttttaaaaaaaataaaaacatgttattttatcattttgaaaaaatctctttccttgaaatgtcaaaatttcgatgttgaaaaaattaatcaagttaCAAACTTTCAATATAAacaggagtaaaaaaaaatttaatcaaaaaatataagtataataagactttgaaattttttcgcaacaaataaaaaattgtttaagaaaaaaaatgaccaaaaaaattgaaaatattcatattgCTTGTAAGAAAATTAAAGTAGGTAATAAGCAAGTCAACGCcaacaatgaaaaaatagataatgaaaaaaatattattttaaataaaatgaaactcaCCTTGATATTTGTTGGAATATCGAAAGTTGATCCATTTTCCgttttctgaaaacaaaaaacaaactttaATCAGAGGTTATACGTAGTTATGCCTTCAgcctcaaatttaaatttttccctCAATAAGGGAATATGTGGttaaaattccaatcttttTGGCATCTACTCAAGTACTTAAGTatctaaatattgaaaaaatatctatatTTTGAGAGggtttccttttttaaaaaaactcacttgattgttttcaaaaatttcaaaaagatacCAAAGAAAACTCccatattattaaaattattcattgaaAAAGAGATTGTAATTAACAGTTTCTCCGTCCCCTTCCTCctaaatttaaacaaaatcatGTGTATCTAatcaaatttaataatttacaGATCGACAAATATTCAAACATAAAATGCAAGAAGACTGACACTGAGGTTCGTCACACATGGGAAGAAAAGCTATGTCAATCGCCATTTGAAAAGTATTCATTACTCGTCGCGA
This region of Planococcus citri chromosome 5, ihPlaCitr1.1, whole genome shotgun sequence genomic DNA includes:
- the LOC135847231 gene encoding protein toll-like; the encoded protein is MFEVRYVIFNDKKSRSSTKPVRKMSPWWLCFCLASFTSFNPVTSSPNKCEKLNYIQNFSTYYCKSRSTSNHDHIKVTTSLNDQLEIKCSTYNESDYINLIEEIKLKSTFNQLVIEHCRVPNLSFFEYLRILNIRSVKNVSFHSSTESPTYFNSNHFEKLTFVETLNLQDNHIVELAEQIFNDLDNLEELNLSGNELKSLPVKLFEPLKKLRRLNLQRNNFMNLNENILRYIPALTYLNLCDNHLNYVSTSLFNSAYNLTVLKLCNNNITILENGVFENLQFLNETDLSDNKLTSLPGNLFDKCGNLKILKLNGNSLKMLPDYIFQNTRNLTQLDIGNNRLENLTEHVFDDLTKLRILRLNENNLTNIHRDVFHHLTSLCKLNLSKNQLKRLDRTTFLDLINLKSIDLSYNQLTLEDAKIGELSPFIACLNLKNIKLNNNLLTRVFADWRLLFNKLEELDLSFNHFEGLTTEDFMFNASNATINFSDNPIKIVNLDSLEIQVLPPCSRSDFFLKNFSQKPTHHNNFIMENSRIQCDCHALSLAKYFQMKLHQGVYKLMNLSANGVYCDSNDNLTENVPLDKVNLTELRCPIRELYPDQADKCPKNCDCHYRLVDRANIVNCSRAELDVLPTEVPIVNNSKTELLFSRNQIKTLDGLSNLTRNIENITVISLSRNLIENIDDLEIPKTLEVLRLDNNQISHIKQHTINLFRPYGSLTNLSIHDNPWECNCDLRPFQNFLRFHRQTLWIDKYSNIKCKKTDTEVRHTWEEKLCQSPFEKYSLLVAILAIICISAIIITYYKFRRRIKIWMFANKICLWLVTEKEIDKNKPYDAFVSFSHKDQHFVDEHLIPELEQNGKHRFKLCIHYRDFKVGQFIPSQIIHSVENSKRTIIVLTPNFLQSIWARMEFRMAHLQAIKEGCARVIVILLEDVDHELLDPELKAYVMLNTYVKWGDSLFWDKLRYALPHPQIKSKKNRKLRRNMFQAVELGEIAEGQKS